AGTACATGTCCCATGCCTTTGAGACACCCCCGCCTATTGCTATCATCTCTGGATTAAATGAATTTATTACATTGGTAAGCCCAACACCGAGGTATAGTGCCTCATCATCCACCAACCTTACAGCAAGTGGATCGCCCATCTTAGCAGCCTCAAACACGTCTTCAGCCCGGATGTTTTCATATCCTGCGAGAATTGAATCACTGCATCCCTCCACGGCTTCTCTTGCAAACCTTGCCAGTGCTGTCCCAGACGCCATGACCTCGAAGCAGCCATAGTTTCCACAACCACATCTTGGCCCTTTATAGTCTATAGTGGCATGTCCCACCTCCAGTGCATTGGCGTTTTCACCTTCATAGAACCTCCCGTTTAATACAGCACCTCCACCTATCCCGGTGCTCACTGTAATGTATATAAAGTTTTGAACCCCTCTCCCTGCCCCAAAGAGCCACTCCCCTAGTGCCGCTGCATTGGCATCATTATTTAAAAGTACATTGACACCATACCTATCTCTTAATATATCAGCTAAAGGAATATCTCTCCACTCCGGAAGGTTTGGTGGGCATACAACCACTCCTTTTTTAGAGTCAATGGGGCCAGGCGAACCTACTCCTATCCCCTGTATATCTCTTGTGTTTTCAATTATTTTGTCTATGATACCCATC
The DNA window shown above is from Calorimonas adulescens and carries:
- a CDS encoding ROK family protein, encoding MNAIGIDIGGTKTAIGLVDRDGRIIFREVFATKGPDESIREMMGIIDKIIENTRDIQGIGVGSPGPIDSKKGVVVCPPNLPEWRDIPLADILRDRYGVNVLLNNDANAAALGEWLFGAGRGVQNFIYITVSTGIGGGAVLNGRFYEGENANALEVGHATIDYKGPRCGCGNYGCFEVMASGTALARFAREAVEGCSDSILAGYENIRAEDVFEAAKMGDPLAVRLVDDEALYLGVGLTNVINSFNPEMIAIGGGVSKAWDMYYEKMIQVIEERALPTNYETVQVVRAKLGEDIGIVGAASLVYNLSME